ACAGCTTGCGGCCGCTCCGACCTATAATAGCGCTTGACGGCCTCATTGCTGTATGAAATCAAGTAAAGAAGGGAAACTATGCCAGCGCCACCGTAACCCTTGAAGAGATTTTTCATCCGCTCCGAACTCAATCGGATTTCAAGCAAGTTCTCCCACAATGGAGTGCACGTGTTGGACAAAAAGAGAGGGTTTTGCAGCGCAATCAAGAGTAAGGATGCGACCCCAATTCCCAACCCAGTGTCTATCCTGCGGATTCTCGAATTCGATCGTTGCTGAACACTCTTCTTTTTCTCCTCTCCCTCCTTCAGAAGGGCCGCCTCCCCGACTCTTTGACAAAGGCGCTTCCTATTTGATTTTTTTGCGACTTTGTGATTAACTATCAATCCCACCTTTAGGAGAAGGCGCGGGCTTGCGCGGGGAGAAGAGTAGAGGACAGAACTATCTGATCCGCCAGGAATTATTCTATTCCATCCCCTTGAGAAAAAGGAGATTGCTGGACTGCTAAAAATCTCCTAGTCGAAGTTATGCCGAATGCCGCAGTCTCATTGACATGAATCGCCTGCTGCTTATCCCGTGCGAACTGTAATCAGGAAAAGATGAAATCCTATCAAGAAAAGGCGCTAGCCCATAGTACCGAAGATGGCAGATTTCAACTCCTCGCAGAACACCTTCAAGGAACCTCCAAATTATCCTCACATTTTGCGCAAAACTTTGGCTGTGCCGATTGGGCAGGCTTGGCGGGCTTATGGCACGACCTTGGCAAATATTCAGAGGATTTTCAGCGCTATATCAGGGGAAAGCCAGGGAAGATTGATCATTCAACATACGGGGCGATGAAGGCGTGCGAAAAGTTCGGGCTCCCCGGTCGCTTGATTGCCTACCTTATTGCCGGACATCATGCAGGGCTGCCCGATTGGCAATCCGAAGATTCCGGCTTATCTGGGCTCGCACAACGACTCGAAAACGCGAAACTCCGTGACATTGTAAACAACCTGCCCGAAAATATTCTCACCCAGAAGTTGCCGCCGGAGAAACCGCCCGCCGGTGCCGATCCCTCAATGTGGATAAGGATGCTCTTCTCATGCCTCGTTGACGCCGACTTTCTTGATACGGAGGCATTTGTGAATCCCGAAAAGTTCGCGAGCAGAGAGGGCTATCCTGAATTGAAGGAACTCCTGCCGTCATTCAATGCATTCATGCAGAGAAAAACTGCAAAAGCGGAGAAAACCACCGTCAACACAACAAGAGCGGAAATACTGCGCCAATGCATCTCGAAAGCATTCCTTGAGCCACATATTTTTTCCATGACAGTCCCTACGGGCGGTGGCAAGACTCTCTCCTCGATGGCGTTCGCCCTGAATCATGCCCTGGAACATGGCAAACGCCGCATCATCTACGTTATCCCATTCACAAGCATCATTGAACAGACTGCCGATCAGTTCAGGGAAATATTCGGCGACGCGGTCCTTGAGCATCACAGCAATATTGATTTCACGGAAGACGGGGAGCCTTTGAGGCGCAACCTTGCTGCCGAAAATTGGGACGCCCCAATAATCGTGACAACAACCGTGCAGTTTTTTGAGTCGCTTTATGCATCTCGGCCTAGTCGCTGTAGGAAGCTTCATAATATCGTCAATAGTGTTGTTATCCTCGACGAAGCACAGGTCCTTCCGCCCGACCTTCTCAACCCCATCCTGAAGGCATTGGCAGAGCTTTACAAGAATTATGGAGTGACGCTGCTGCTCACTACGGCAACCCAACCTGCGTTCTCGCCCAGACAATCTATTGATTTTGATTTTGCGGGGTTGCCTGGTATCCGCGAGATCATTGAAAATCCTGATCTTCTCCACGCGCGCCTAAAACGAGTAACTGTACAAATACCCGAAGACCTGCACCAGGAACTCGCATGGGAAGAACTCGCCCGACAGCTTTTGGAGCACCCGACGGTGCTATGCATTGTGAACCGGCGCGACGACTGCAAGAGACTCTACAGACAGATGCCTGACGGAACCATACATCTTTCGGCACTTATGTGCGGCGCGCATCGTTCGAAGGTCATTGCAGAGATAAAGCGGCAGCTTCAGGCGCTTATCCCAATTCGTGTCATTAGCACGCAACTGGTGGAGGCCGGTGTTGACCTTGATTTTCCGGTTGTATATCGGGCTATTGCCGGCCTGGACTCCATAGCCCAAGCCGCGGGCAGATGCAACAGAGAAGGCCAATTAGCATGGGGAAGCGTCAAGCTTTTTGTGCCAGAGGGTAAGGCCCCTGCAGGATATTTGAGGCAAGCTGCTGAAATCGGTCGGAGGTTGCTGATATCCACTGGAGAAGAAGACCCTCTTGCGCCGGAACGATTTACGAAGTATTTCCAAGAACTCTACTGGCTGCGCGCGGATAGGCTCGATGCCAAAGGCATACTGAAAGACCTCATGCCCGATCCGCAATTGCGTTTCAGTTTTCGAACGGCAGCCTCGAAATTCCAAATAATTGACGAAGCCCAACAGGCGACTGTGCTCGTTCGATACGTTGACGGAGTAAGGTTGATAGACTTGTTGAGAAAGAAGGGCCCCGAACGATGGCTGATGAGAAAGCTGCAAAGATATGTGGTCAACATCCCACGGTACAAGGTAAACGGACTCCTCAAGGGGGGGCAAATAGAAGAGCTTTTCCCCAGCATCTACGTTCAGTCGGACATCGGGCATTACGATCAAGTTCTTGGTTTTTGCCCCGAAAGTCAACCATTTGAGCCCGACGACCTGATTGTATAACGGGCATGAGGAAGGAGGTAAGAAAAGCAATGTCTCAACGGCGAAGTCGTCCCCTGCTTCTCAAGGTATGGGGGCAGAACGCATGTTTCACGCGTCCTGAAATGAAAGTAGAGCGTGTATCTTACGACGTAATGACCCCTTCTGCCGCGCGTGGGATTCTCGATGCTATTCTCTGGAAACCTGCCATCGCCTGGCATATTACGCAAATTGATGTGCTAAAGCCGATCCGGTGGGAATCCGTCCGGCGAAATGAAGTCGGTTGCGTCATGTCACCCCGCAGCAATGGTTTTTTTGTCGAGAAAGAACGACAGCAGCGCGCGGGGCTTTTCCTTCGCGATGTCGCCTACACAGTCCACGCTTACTTCGAATTGGTCGGCGGGGCGGGTTCCGCGGACAACGTTCCCAAGTTTGAAGAAATGTTCGCGCGAAGGATAGAAAAGGGTCAATGTTTTCATAGGCCCTATTTGGGATGCCGGGAATTTGCGGCGAATTTCGAGCCATGCATTGGCAAACCGCCGACTCCTGAACCAATCAATAAAGACCTTGGCTGGATGCTCTATGATATGCATTACGGCGCTGAAGAGCCCACGCCTCGCTTCTTCCGCGCGTTTCTTGAAGGCGGTACACTGAAGGTTCCGCCTTTCGACAGCGAGGAGGTGCGAGGATGATTTTGCAAGCGTTGGTTGGATACTATCGGCGCATTTCCCTCGAACGAAGTTTTGGAGTAGCCCCAAGAGGCTTCGAAGTGAAGGAAATTCCATTTATCATTACCATTTCAAAGGAGGGACAATTTCTAGGCATCGATGATACACGCGATAATGCGGGGAAGAAGGGAGCGCGAAAATACGTAGTCCCGAAGTCAGTGAAGAAGTCAGTGAATATAGCCGCAAACCTTTTGTGGGGGACCCCGGCATATGTTTTTGGAATGCCGAAACCGGATGAAACCAAAGCACCCGAAAAGCTCACTCAAAGAGCGGAGAAACAAAGACAAAGCTTCATCTCCAAAATAAGAGAAACATTCTCTGAACCTGTGACCGATCGAGGCGTGGCCGCTGTGCTGCATTTTCTTGAGGGCTCGGAACGAAACAAGGTATTCGGTCACCCCTTATGGCCGGAAATTCAAGAAACTGGTGCGAACCTCAGCTTCAAAGTAATGGGCGAAAATATCCTTGCCTGCCAGAGTGATGCAGTTGCAATGGCTATTGATTCAGCCAATCAAGAAGCGATAGGTGGTCGTCTGCAACCATGCCTCGTTATGGGCGAATTAGATGTCCCATCTCGCCTTCATGCTCCAATCAGAGGAGTTCGCGGCGCACAATCCTCCGGAGCAAATATAGTATCCTTCAACCTCAATGCGTTTAACTCCTATGGAAAAGAACAGGGATACAATGCGCCTGTGGGCGCGAAGGCCGAACATGCTTACACCACTGCCCTCAACCTCCTGCTGGCGAAGGATTCGAGGCAGCGCATTCAGGTTGGAGATGCCACGACTGTCTTTTGGGCCGAGCAGGCCCATAAGATGGAAGAGTGGTTCGCGGATTTTTTTGGTGAGCTTCCGGCAGACCAGTCTGAACAGGATAATGAAGCTGTTCGGACTCTCTTCCTTGCTCCCCGCATGGGAGCGCCTCCCCTTGAGGACGACTACACGCGGTTCTTTGTTCTCGGGCTTGCGCCCAATGCCTCCCGAATTGCTGTACGCTTCTGGTATGAAGGAACAGTGGGGGAGGTAGCTCGCAACATCAAACAACACTTCAATGATTGCTCGATAGTCCATGGGCCGAAAGAGCGAGACTATCTTTCAATATTTCGGCTGTTGGTTTCCACAGCGCAACTGGGAAAAGCTGAGAATATTCAACCTCTTCTCGCCGGAGAGATGATGAAATCAATTTTAAATGGCACCCCTTACCCTGCAACCCTGCTTTCGTCTGCAATAAGACGAATCAGGGCCGAGCAATCCAAAAATGATGCGAATGGAAAACCACTTCAAAATGTAACGTATCCCCGTGCATGTCTCATCAAGGGAGTTCTTGTGAGAAATGCGAGATACTACGACACGGGAGAAAAGGAGGTCGGCATGTCGCTCGACAGGGAGAATGCAAACGCTGGCTATCTGCTGGGACGCCTTTTTGCCGTCCTGGAGAAGGCGCAAGAACGCGCAAACCCGGGAATCAATGCAACCATAAGGGACAGGTACTATGGGGCGGCATCCAGTACGCCTCTTACTGCTTTTCCCCATCTGCTCAAACTCAAGAATCATCACATATCGAAACTCGAAAGCAGGGGAGAGGCTGTCAACCTGGAGAAGCAGATAGGGGAGATCATGGCCGGCGTCAAGGACTTCCCGGCGCTCCTAAACCTGCAAGACCAGGGAAAATTCGCCATCGGATATTACCATCAAAGAGAGGAATTCTTCAAAAAGAGAGATGCAAGAGACGGGGAGGAAGACCATGAATAATGCAATTGCCAACCGGTATGACTTCGTATTGCTCTTCGACGTGAAAGATGGAAATCCTAACGGAGACCCGGACGCGGGCAACCTTCCCCGCGTGGACCCGGAGACTGGACATGGGCTTGTCACTGATGTGTGCCTGAAGCGCAAGGTGCGGAATTACGTCGCTCTCGTTAAAGAAGAAAAACCCCCTTACGAAATCTATGTTAAGGAAAAAGCAATCCTGAATAAACAACATGAAAGAGCATATGAGGCGCTTGGAATCGACCTTGAGCCGGAGAGCAAGAAGAGAAAAGGCGGCGACAGGGTCAACGATGCCTGCGGATGGATGTGCAGCAACTTCTATGATGTTAGAACTTTCGGCGCTGTGATGTCATTGGGGGTAAATTGTGGACAGGTGCGGGGACCAGTGCAGCTGACTTTCGCCCGAAGCATAGATCAAGTAATACCCCTGGAACATAGCATCACTCGGATGGCCGTAGCCACCGAAGCCGAAGCCGAAAAACAGCAGGGTGACAATCGCACGATGGGCCGAAAATTCACACTCCCGTATGCTCTTTACAGATGTCATGGGTTCATCTCGGCTCCTCTAGCCGCACAAACAGGTTTCGGCGAAGAAGACATCAATCTTCTTTGGGAGTCTCTTAAAAATATGTTCGAGCACGACCGCTCAGCGGCTCGGGGTGAAATGGCGACAAGAAAACTCATTGCTTTCCGGCACGACAGCCAATACGGCAATGCTCCTGCACATGTCCTGTTCAACAGGCTCACCGTGAGTCGCGCCGATTCCACAAAGCCGCCCCGGTCTTTCAGCGATTATGAGGTCGGTCTTGATAGGGAGGGGCTGCCGTCAGGGATCACTATACTTGAAATGCTCTAAGGTTCGTTATGTTCACCGAAGATGATCTTTTGCCCATATCTGCGATTGAGCATCTGGTGTTCTGCGAGCGGCAGTGCGCCCTGATTCATCTGGAGCAGGTGTGGAGCGAGAACTTGTTCACGGCCGAGGGAAGAATCCTGCACAACAAAACTCATTCCGATGAGGCCACCGAATCGCGAGGAGACATTCGAATCGCGCGAGGACTGCGTCTGCATTCCCTCAGGCTCGGTCTTGCGGGCATGGCCGACGTCGTCGAGTTCCATAGAGTAAAAGAAACCCAATCTTCGGGCGAACAAATGTCTCCGGCGGTAACGCTTCCGCCGGCGGTCGCGTTGCCCGGCGTCAATGGCCTGTGGCGGCCGTTCCCCATCGAATACAAGCGCGGCAAGCTGCGGCACGAGGAAGGTTTCGAAGTGCAATTGTGCGCCGAAGCCCTCTGCCTCGAAGAAATGATGCATGTGCACGTGCCCGCCGGAGCCGTCTTCTACGGCAAAACCGTGCGCCGGCTGGATATCGTCTTTGATGCCGGTCTCCGCTCCAGAACCGAGGACGCTGCCGCGCGGCTGCACATCTTGTTTCGAGAGCGTAAGACACCAAAAGCGCGTTATGAGAAAAAATGCGATAAGTGCTCTTTGTTCTCCCTGTGCATGCCCAAGACAACTGGACTGCGCAAAGACGTACAGCATTATCTGAGAGACGCCATGTCATTCGGTGACCAGGCGAAAAGGAAAGGATCGTATTGAAGCTCTGGCCCGCGAAGGGAAAATTCGATTAATTCGTGGTTAAAGAAAATGAAACAACTTCTCAACACCTTGTTCGTCACGACGCAAGGCTCATACCTCTCGCGCGAGGGTGAGACCGTCCTCGTTCGCGTCGACCACGAGACCAAGCTGCGAGTCCCGATCCACACGCTCTCCGGCATCGTCTGCTTCGGGCAGGTCTCGTGCAGTCCGCCGCTCATGCAACTGTGCGGCGAGCGAAACGTCGCCATCTCGTTCCTCAGCGAGACCGGCAGATTCTGGGCCCGCGTGCACGGGCCGGTCTCGGGCAATGTCTTGCTCAGGCGCGAACAGTACAGGCGCGCCGACGATGAAGGCGTCTCGGCGGAAATCGCGCAGGCGGTCGTAACCGCGAAAATCGCTAACTGCCGCACCTCGCTTCTGCGCGCCCTTCGCGAT
This Candidatus Abyssobacteria bacterium SURF_5 DNA region includes the following protein-coding sequences:
- the cas8c gene encoding type I-C CRISPR-associated protein Cas8c/Csd1 — encoded protein: MILQALVGYYRRISLERSFGVAPRGFEVKEIPFIITISKEGQFLGIDDTRDNAGKKGARKYVVPKSVKKSVNIAANLLWGTPAYVFGMPKPDETKAPEKLTQRAEKQRQSFISKIRETFSEPVTDRGVAAVLHFLEGSERNKVFGHPLWPEIQETGANLSFKVMGENILACQSDAVAMAIDSANQEAIGGRLQPCLVMGELDVPSRLHAPIRGVRGAQSSGANIVSFNLNAFNSYGKEQGYNAPVGAKAEHAYTTALNLLLAKDSRQRIQVGDATTVFWAEQAHKMEEWFADFFGELPADQSEQDNEAVRTLFLAPRMGAPPLEDDYTRFFVLGLAPNASRIAVRFWYEGTVGEVARNIKQHFNDCSIVHGPKERDYLSIFRLLVSTAQLGKAENIQPLLAGEMMKSILNGTPYPATLLSSAIRRIRAEQSKNDANGKPLQNVTYPRACLIKGVLVRNARYYDTGEKEVGMSLDRENANAGYLLGRLFAVLEKAQERANPGINATIRDRYYGAASSTPLTAFPHLLKLKNHHISKLESRGEAVNLEKQIGEIMAGVKDFPALLNLQDQGKFAIGYYHQREEFFKKRDARDGEEDHE
- the cas7c gene encoding type I-C CRISPR-associated protein Cas7/Csd2, which translates into the protein MNNAIANRYDFVLLFDVKDGNPNGDPDAGNLPRVDPETGHGLVTDVCLKRKVRNYVALVKEEKPPYEIYVKEKAILNKQHERAYEALGIDLEPESKKRKGGDRVNDACGWMCSNFYDVRTFGAVMSLGVNCGQVRGPVQLTFARSIDQVIPLEHSITRMAVATEAEAEKQQGDNRTMGRKFTLPYALYRCHGFISAPLAAQTGFGEEDINLLWESLKNMFEHDRSAARGEMATRKLIAFRHDSQYGNAPAHVLFNRLTVSRADSTKPPRSFSDYEVGLDREGLPSGITILEML
- a CDS encoding CRISPR-associated endonuclease Cas3'', whose translation is MKSYQEKALAHSTEDGRFQLLAEHLQGTSKLSSHFAQNFGCADWAGLAGLWHDLGKYSEDFQRYIRGKPGKIDHSTYGAMKACEKFGLPGRLIAYLIAGHHAGLPDWQSEDSGLSGLAQRLENAKLRDIVNNLPENILTQKLPPEKPPAGADPSMWIRMLFSCLVDADFLDTEAFVNPEKFASREGYPELKELLPSFNAFMQRKTAKAEKTTVNTTRAEILRQCISKAFLEPHIFSMTVPTGGGKTLSSMAFALNHALEHGKRRIIYVIPFTSIIEQTADQFREIFGDAVLEHHSNIDFTEDGEPLRRNLAAENWDAPIIVTTTVQFFESLYASRPSRCRKLHNIVNSVVILDEAQVLPPDLLNPILKALAELYKNYGVTLLLTTATQPAFSPRQSIDFDFAGLPGIREIIENPDLLHARLKRVTVQIPEDLHQELAWEELARQLLEHPTVLCIVNRRDDCKRLYRQMPDGTIHLSALMCGAHRSKVIAEIKRQLQALIPIRVISTQLVEAGVDLDFPVVYRAIAGLDSIAQAAGRCNREGQLAWGSVKLFVPEGKAPAGYLRQAAEIGRRLLISTGEEDPLAPERFTKYFQELYWLRADRLDAKGILKDLMPDPQLRFSFRTAASKFQIIDEAQQATVLVRYVDGVRLIDLLRKKGPERWLMRKLQRYVVNIPRYKVNGLLKGGQIEELFPSIYVQSDIGHYDQVLGFCPESQPFEPDDLIV
- the cas5c gene encoding type I-C CRISPR-associated protein Cas5 — its product is MSQRRSRPLLLKVWGQNACFTRPEMKVERVSYDVMTPSAARGILDAILWKPAIAWHITQIDVLKPIRWESVRRNEVGCVMSPRSNGFFVEKERQQRAGLFLRDVAYTVHAYFELVGGAGSADNVPKFEEMFARRIEKGQCFHRPYLGCREFAANFEPCIGKPPTPEPINKDLGWMLYDMHYGAEEPTPRFFRAFLEGGTLKVPPFDSEEVRG
- the cas4 gene encoding CRISPR-associated protein Cas4, whose protein sequence is MFTEDDLLPISAIEHLVFCERQCALIHLEQVWSENLFTAEGRILHNKTHSDEATESRGDIRIARGLRLHSLRLGLAGMADVVEFHRVKETQSSGEQMSPAVTLPPAVALPGVNGLWRPFPIEYKRGKLRHEEGFEVQLCAEALCLEEMMHVHVPAGAVFYGKTVRRLDIVFDAGLRSRTEDAAARLHILFRERKTPKARYEKKCDKCSLFSLCMPKTTGLRKDVQHYLRDAMSFGDQAKRKGSY